Part of the Verrucomicrobiota bacterium genome is shown below.
AGAACGCCGTGGGCACTCGAACCCCGGGACACGTCGGCGGCGGGGCGGTCCAACCCGAGCAGGATTTGGCCGTAGGCGTTGGCGCGGGCGAGATGGCGCGCGAGCTTGCTGGCGATGTTGCCGGAATTGAGATCTGGAAAAACCAGGACATTGGCCTGCCCGCCGACCCGGCTCTCCGGAAGTTTTCGCTCCGCGATTTCGGGGACGAGCGCGGCGTCCACCTGCAATTCGCCGTCGAATTCGGCGTCCAGACTGGTGTCCTGAGCCTTTTTTCGGGCGAGGGCGGTCGCGGCTTGTACGCGTCCGATGCTGGGATGCGTGGCGCTGCCCTTGGTGGAGTAGGAAAGGAGGGCGACGCGGGGGCGGACGCCTAGAATCTGGCGAGCCAGCCTGGCGGTCGAGACGGCGATATCGGAAAGTTGTTCGACGGTGGGTTCGGGAATGACACCGCAATCGGCGAGGAAGAGCACTCCATCCTCGCCGAGCTTGGTGTTCTCGACCTCGAGGATCATGCAACTGGAGGCGGTGGTGTGCTGGGGCGCCACTTTGATGATTTGGAAGAAGGGACGCAGCACGCTGCCGGTGGTCTCGCTGGCGCCGGAGACCACGCCATCTGCCTGGTGCATGGCCACCATCATGGCGCCGAAGTGATTGGGCTTCATCATGGCGAGGCGCGCTTCGTCCTCGCGCAAGCCCTTCATCCGCCGCAGCAATTCGAATCGTTTGGTGAAGGGGTCCAGTTCCTCGCTTGTCGCAGGATCGATGATGCGAACGCCGTCGAGGGGCACGTTGAGGCGGGCGGCGGCTTCCTTCACGCGTCCGCGGTCTCCCAACAGGATGGGCGCGCCCAGGCGCAAAGCGTGGAATTGCCGCGCGGCCTGGATGACCCGCGGCTCGGTGCCCTCGGGAAATACGATCCGCTTGGGATGGCGTTGCAGCTTTTCGATGACGTTGCCAATGAAGCGCATGGCCCCGAGCGTATCCGCCTCCGAGCAAACATCAACCGCGGAACGGTCCGTGGGGGGAGGGCTCCCGCCTCAAGGACAAAACCTCTTGAGGTGGAAAGGGGAGGCGACGCGGCCCGCGCGGCTCATTTCCTGGCTGCTGCCAGCACGCCTTCGATCTCCTTCCGCAACGCTTGGCCTGTGGATTCGCCTTCAAAGCCGACATGGACCGAGAGGACTTTGCTTTGTCCATCGATCAGCAGGGAGGTCGGCACGTTTTCCAGCCCCAGCGCTTCAGAACATTTTCCATCCTTTTCCCGAAGATTGGCAAAGGGAGTGGGGGGGCCATCTTCTTGAGGAAGGAATTCATCCATCTCGGAGTGGAAAACCAGGCATCAAG
Proteins encoded:
- a CDS encoding phosphotransacetylase, giving the protein MRFIGNVIEKLQRHPKRIVFPEGTEPRVIQAARQFHALRLGAPILLGDRGRVKEAAARLNVPLDGVRIIDPATSEELDPFTKRFELLRRMKGLREDEARLAMMKPNHFGAMMVAMHQADGVVSGASETTGSVLRPFFQIIKVAPQHTTASSCMILEVENTKLGEDGVLFLADCGVIPEPTVEQLSDIAVSTARLARQILGVRPRVALLSYSTKGSATHPSIGRVQAATALARKKAQDTSLDAEFDGELQVDAALVPEIAERKLPESRVGGQANVLVFPDLNSGNIASKLARHLARANAYGQILLGLDRPAADVSRGSSAHGVLGVAAIVGLQAITSSESVADPA